Within Epilithonimonas zeae, the genomic segment GCCCAACACAAGCAATAGTTTCTGATAAAATCATCGATGGAAGCAAATGTATTTCTTACGCAACCATTGAATTAAAGGACCAAATTCCGGATTTTTTTAAAGATAAAATGGAAGATTGGATGTTCGGTTGCGACATTTGTCAGGATGTTTGTCCGTGGAATAGATTTTCAGCTCCTACATTAGAGGAGAAATTTAAACCGAATTCTGAGATCAAAAACTTTACAAAACAAGACTGGAAGGACATCACCCAAGAAGTTTTCTCCATGGTTTTCAGAAAGTCGGCAGTAAAAAGAACCAAATTTGCAGGTCTTAAACGTAATCTGGATTTCCTTTCGGAGTAAGATTATCGTTTTTTCTGCGATCTTTTTGGGGCAACTTTTACTCTGGTTTTTAGTCTTTTGTTGGATTGGCGTTTTTTCGGCATATTTCTGTGTTATTTCTGTATTAAATTTGAAGAAAAATTTTAATAAAACCAAGATTTATTAAAAAAAATTAACATTTTGATTTTGTGTCATAAATTTTGTTAACTTTATAGTTCGACGCTCTGGCAAAAACCATACAATGAAAAAAATGTTATTTCTAATTCTTAAAATAATCGGCTTCTTGATTGGAGTCGTTTTTTTATATATTATATTGAGTTTGTTACTCCCGATGATTCCCGTGAAAACTGAGGAAACAAGCGATCCAAAAATAGTTGAAGCTTATATTTTGACAAATGGCGTTCATACGGATTTGGTTGTTCCTGTCAAATCAAAATATATAGATTGGAGCCAGAAATTACCTATCGAAAATACCAAAGGAAGAGATGCTGATCAAAATTTTATTGCGTTCGGTTGGGGTGATAAAGGTTTTTATCTCGATACGCCAACTTGGGCAGATCTCAAATTTTCTACCGCTTTCAAAGCGGCGTTTTGGCTCAGCGAATCAGCAATGCATTGCACATATTATAAAAAAATGACTGTTGCCGCTGATTGTAAAAAAATCATATTGACTGAAAAGCAATATCAGGATTTAATCAAATTCATAGATGATAAGTTTGATAAAGATTCAGAAGGGAAATATATTCTGATAAAAACCAATGCGGTTTACGGGAACAATGATGCTTTTTATGATGCAAAAGGCAGCTACAACTTCACCTACACCTGCAACACCTGGGCAAATGACGGACTAAAAGCTGCCGGGCAAAAAGCTGCATTCTGGACACCTACAGATTTTGGGATTTTCAGACATTATAAAGATTAGAAAATGAAAAAAATCTTTTATGTTCCGGGACTATTAAGTGCAGTTGTCATTCCAATTTTATTTTGGTTTTATGGAAATCGAAAATATGAGGAAGTTAATATCGGAGTTATTGATATTGGTCTGCCTGCGAAAGTTCATTCAACAAGTTCAAAGGAAGACAAAGACCGAATTTATCAAAATTCTTTTGAACCTTTGAGAAATTGGGACTACAAAAAGATTATTGTAAAACCAAATACTGCAAGACATAATTCGAATTATTACATTTCTGAAATAAAAAAACTACAACAAAGTAATCAAAAAGAAACAGGAGTTGAATTTGTTATCGATAATGAAAATTCTTATGATGATTTTATTTCTCTTTTGAATGATTGCCATATCTCAAAGCAAGAAATTTATGGTGTAGATATGGATAAAACTGGACATTTTTTTGTTTTAGTAAATTACAAAGACCCAACCAAAATTGACAGAGGCTATGATATGGTTTATGGAAATGATAATCTATATTATAGTTATGTAGAAAGTCATTATTATAAAGGTTTTCAAAAATTCTCATATCAGATATCTCAACTTCCAAAAGAAACGTTCTATATAATTTTCGGATTTTTGATTTTCTTAAATATTTCAATGTTTAGTATCAAAGAATCTTTCCAAAATCATTAAATTTGCCAACCACAAAAAGCTTCAATTAAGCAAACTAAATTATGACTTCACAAGAAATAAGACAGCAATTTTTAGATTTTTTCAAAAGCAATGAACATTTGATCGTTCCTTCTGCGCCAATTGTCCTGAAAGATGATCCAACACTGATGTTTTCCAACTCTGGAATGACACAGTTCAAGGACTACTTTTTAGGTTATAAAGAACCGAAATCATCCAGAATTGCCGATACGCAAAAATGTCTTAGAGTTTCGGGAAAGCATAATGATTTGGATGATGTAGGTCGTGATACCTATCATCATACTATGTTTGAAATGTTGGGAAATTGGTCTTTTGGTGATTATTTCAAAAAAGAAGCGATTACCTGGGCTTGGGAATTATTGACAGAAGTTTACAAAATTCCGAAAGATAACCTTTACGTAACCATTTTTGAAGGTGACGAAAAAGAGAGTCTTGAAAGAGATACAGAAGCTTACGATTTGTGGAAGCAATTCATTTCCGAAGACCGAATCATCAATGGAAATAAAAAGGATAATTTCTGGGAAATGGGTGCGAGCGGACCTTGCGGTCCTTGTTCAGAAATCCATGTGGATTTGAGAAGTGAAGAAGAAAAAGCGAAAGTTTCAGGATTGGAATTAGTTAATAACGATCATCCGCAAGTTGTTGAGATCTGGAATCTGGTATTTATGCAATTCAATAGAAAAGCAGACGGTTCTCTGGAAAATCTTCCGGCAAAACATATCGATACAGGAATGGGATTCGAGCGTCTTTGTATGGCACTTCAACAGAAAGAATCCAATTATGACACCGATGTTTTCACACCTTTGATTGCTAAGGTTGAGGAACTTTCCGGTAAAAAGTATACAGGAATTTTAACCGACGAAAAAGATATTGCCATCCGTGTGGTTGTAGATCATATCCGTGCAGTTTCGTTTGCGATTGCAGACGGACAGCTGCCTTCCAATGGTGGTGCAGGTTATGTGATCAGAAGAATTCTGAGAAGAGGAATTTCTTATGCATATCGATTCTTAGATAGAAAAGAACCTTTTCTTTATCAGTTGGTTGCTGTTCTTCAGGAACAAATGGGCAAATTCTTCCCAGAATTGCAAAAACAAGGAACTTTGGTTACTGAAGTGATTAAAAGTGAAGAGGAATCTTTCTTAAGAACTATCGAAACAGGTTTAATCAGAGTTGATAAATTAATTCAGCAGACGATTTCTGAAGGTAAAAAAGTATTGCCGACAGAAGAAGTTTTTGAATTGTATGATACATACGGTTTTCCCGATGATTTAACAAGAATTATTGCGGAAGAAAAAGGATTAACCATCGATGAAGCTGGATTTGAACAGGCTTTAAATCAACAAAAGCAGCGTTCTAAAGCAGATTCGGCTCAGAAAGTTTATGATTGGGTAACGTTAGAAGAAAAACCAGAAAACTTTGTAGGTTATGATCAATTAGAATCGGAAACTTACATCACAAGATACAGAAAAGTAGAAAATAAAGACGGCGAATTTTACCAGATTGTTTTAAGCGAATCGCCTTTCTATCCGGAAGGTGGAGGACAAGTCGGCGATAAGGGAACGCTTGAAAATGCAACCGAAAGCTTTGAAGTTTTGGAAACTAAAAAAGAAAACGGATTGATTATTTCTTTGATCAACGCGCTTCCAAAAGATGCTGGCGCAGTTTTCTATGCCAAAGTGAATGTGGCTGACAGAAAAAATTCTCAGGCCAATCACTCTGTGACGCACTTGTTACACGAGGCTTTGAGAGAAGTTCTAGGAACTCACGTTGAACAGAAAGGCTCTTATGTTGGTCCGGATTATTTGAGATTCGATTTTTCTCATTTTTCTAAAATGTCTGAAGAAGAATTGGCTTTGGTAGAATCAAAAGTGAATGCTAAAATCAAGGAAAATTTGGCTTTACAGGAATTCAGAAATATTCCGATTCAGGAGGCTTTGGATAGAGGTGCAATGGCGTTGTTTGGTGAGAAATATGGTGATAATGTCAGAATGATTCAATTTGGAAGTTCTAAAGAACTTTGTGGCGGAACGCACGTTAAATCTACAAGTGAAATTGGCCATTTTAAAATCGTTTCAGAAAGTTCTGCTGCGGCTGGAATCAGAAGGATTGAGGCTATTTCCGGTGAGAAATCAGAAGAATATTTCAAGAATTTGGAAACTCAGTTTACAGAGATTTCTCAATTGTTGAAATCAAAAGATTTGGCAAAATCAATTGAGAAATTGCTGGAGGAAAATTTTGCTTTGAAGTCTGAAATCGAATCTTTCAAAAAAGAAAAAGCGAAAGGTGAAATCCAAAATTGGAAAAACGATTTCGAAGATAAAAACGGAAAAAAATTATTGGTTAAGAAAACTTCTCTGGATGCAGGTTCTATAAAAGATATCGTGTTCCAATTGAAAAAAGAAATTTCAAATTCTGTGACGGTTATCATTTCTGATGCCGGCGAAAAACCAATGATTACAGTTGGTGTTTCTGCAGATTTGGAAGCTAATTATCACGCTGGAAATATCGTAAAGGAATTAGCCAAAGAAATCCAAGGCGGTGGCGGCGGTAATCCAGGCTTTGCTACTGCTGGTGGAAAAAATCTTGACGGAATTGAAAATGCTTATCAGAAAGCTTTAGAAATATAAATTTCTAATCATATCATTAGAAAACGCCCAAATCTGGGCGTTTTTTTATTGAATTGTATTTTGGAACTTAGAATTGTACGCAGCCCGGCTTGAACGGAGCTCTTTTTCTTTTTGATAAAAAAGAAAAAAGCGGGAGTGGAAGACGGATTAAGCTGCCCAAATTATTTTATTGATTAAAGTTCTTAGGCGAATAGAAATACAAAAACTTCTTTTTTGCCATTTCGAAATCACTCCATTTGTCGCAATCGATTTGATAAGCGACTACGCCGGAAGTTGGGAGATTTACGATCTCGTCGGTGAGGGAATTGGCGAAATTTGATATTCCGTTGTTATGTGAAAATAAGGCAACAGAATTGATAGAGTCGTCTAAACTGTAAATCAAATTTTCAAAATTGGCCTCACGAGGATTATATAGAGTTTTCTCTGTTGAGTAAGGTTTTCCGAAAACCTCCGAAAATAATTCGCACGTATGCAACGCCCGTTTTGCAGGACTGGAAATGAAAGTATCTATTTCTACGGATTTATCTTTGAGCAAACGAGCCATTTTTGGAGCGTTTGTTTTTCCAAGCTCAGTCAAGGGACGGTCAAAATCATCCATATCTTCCGGCCAATCGCTCTTGGAATGCCTAACAAGTAAAAGTGTTTTCATTCAAAAAGGGTTTAATCAAATAAAATTAGTAAAAAAAATGATGGTAAAATGATTTGCGGAAATTATTTATATGCTATTTGTCAGGTGTGCTCATAGAAAAGGGTGCGTCAGAATCCTGAATTCCTCTTTCTGTATTGGGTTTTGAACTCATGTCAAATTTTAATTTTGCACCTTTCAGCAGTTCAAAATGATCAATCCAGTTTTTAGAATAATTTTTTCCATTGAATGTTAATTGATTAATGTAAATGTTATTTTCCGAATTTTTAGGCGCTTCAATTTGAATGGTCTTATTATTTTCCAAATTGATTTTAATTGATTTGAAAAGTGGTGCACCCAGAACATATTGTGTACTCGCTGGTGTAACCGGATAGAATCCTAAAGCCGAAAAAACATACCAGGCGGAAGTTTGCCCATTGTCTTCATCTCCGCAATAGCCATCTGGCGTTGGCTTATATAATTTGTCCATCGCCTGTCTTACCCAATATTGTGTTTGCCAAGGTTGACCGACGTAATTATACAAATAAAGCATATGCTGGATAGGTTGATTCCCGTGTGCATATTGTCCCATTCCTACGATTTGCATTTCGCGCATCTCATGGATGACTTCTTTATAATAACTGGTATTAAATGTCGGTGGCATCACAAAAACCGAATCCAGCATTTTAGCGAATTGTTGTTTTCCG encodes:
- a CDS encoding TIGR02117 family protein, encoding MKKMLFLILKIIGFLIGVVFLYIILSLLLPMIPVKTEETSDPKIVEAYILTNGVHTDLVVPVKSKYIDWSQKLPIENTKGRDADQNFIAFGWGDKGFYLDTPTWADLKFSTAFKAAFWLSESAMHCTYYKKMTVAADCKKIILTEKQYQDLIKFIDDKFDKDSEGKYILIKTNAVYGNNDAFYDAKGSYNFTYTCNTWANDGLKAAGQKAAFWTPTDFGIFRHYKD
- the alaS gene encoding alanine--tRNA ligase translates to MTSQEIRQQFLDFFKSNEHLIVPSAPIVLKDDPTLMFSNSGMTQFKDYFLGYKEPKSSRIADTQKCLRVSGKHNDLDDVGRDTYHHTMFEMLGNWSFGDYFKKEAITWAWELLTEVYKIPKDNLYVTIFEGDEKESLERDTEAYDLWKQFISEDRIINGNKKDNFWEMGASGPCGPCSEIHVDLRSEEEKAKVSGLELVNNDHPQVVEIWNLVFMQFNRKADGSLENLPAKHIDTGMGFERLCMALQQKESNYDTDVFTPLIAKVEELSGKKYTGILTDEKDIAIRVVVDHIRAVSFAIADGQLPSNGGAGYVIRRILRRGISYAYRFLDRKEPFLYQLVAVLQEQMGKFFPELQKQGTLVTEVIKSEEESFLRTIETGLIRVDKLIQQTISEGKKVLPTEEVFELYDTYGFPDDLTRIIAEEKGLTIDEAGFEQALNQQKQRSKADSAQKVYDWVTLEEKPENFVGYDQLESETYITRYRKVENKDGEFYQIVLSESPFYPEGGGQVGDKGTLENATESFEVLETKKENGLIISLINALPKDAGAVFYAKVNVADRKNSQANHSVTHLLHEALREVLGTHVEQKGSYVGPDYLRFDFSHFSKMSEEELALVESKVNAKIKENLALQEFRNIPIQEALDRGAMALFGEKYGDNVRMIQFGSSKELCGGTHVKSTSEIGHFKIVSESSAAAGIRRIEAISGEKSEEYFKNLETQFTEISQLLKSKDLAKSIEKLLEENFALKSEIESFKKEKAKGEIQNWKNDFEDKNGKKLLVKKTSLDAGSIKDIVFQLKKEISNSVTVIISDAGEKPMITVGVSADLEANYHAGNIVKELAKEIQGGGGGNPGFATAGGKNLDGIENAYQKALEI
- a CDS encoding SixA phosphatase family protein; the encoded protein is MKTLLLVRHSKSDWPEDMDDFDRPLTELGKTNAPKMARLLKDKSVEIDTFISSPAKRALHTCELFSEVFGKPYSTEKTLYNPREANFENLIYSLDDSINSVALFSHNNGISNFANSLTDEIVNLPTSGVVAYQIDCDKWSDFEMAKKKFLYFYSPKNFNQ